In a single window of the Methylophaga frappieri genome:
- the pepN gene encoding aminopeptidase N, which produces MNAPLAPQTIYLADYQVPAYLVKTVDLHFDLDPAQTLVSSKLEMMRNPAGQGGALKLDGEQLQLHSVTLNGQRLSEAEYDCTDSRLVIDSLPDEFTLEIVTEIQPDQNTALEGLYHSGQILCTQCEAEGFRRITYYPDRPDVLAVFTVTLTADKAQWPIMLSNGNQVASGEFEDGRHWVCWHDPHPKPAYLFALVAGDLYCQQDSFTTMSGRQVTLQIFVDPENKAKCDHALLSLKQAMQWDEQAFGREYDLDIFMIVAVNDFNMGAMENKGLNIFNAACVLASPETATDDDFYTIQSIVGHEYFHNWSGNRVTCRDWFQLSLKEGFTVMRDQSFSADLNSAAVQRIDDVDMLRRMQFAEDAGPMAHPVRPDSYMEISNFYTVTIYEKGAEVVRMLKTLAGDAGFRRGTDLYFARHDGQAVTTDDFVSAIEEANDLDLAQFQRWYTQAGTPELTVECNYNQAEKTLTVTLQQSCPATPGQPEKQPFLIPVAVGLIGEQGQSLPLQLTDETQPIDGDTRVLLLTENQQNFTFINLPERPKLSVLRGFSAPVKLTQQRDNAELAFMMANDSDSFNRWDAGQTLFINILLALIAEYQSGSTLVVPELLTDQLAAILDNASVEPALTARMLTLPSENYLAAQMAVADVDAIHAVRSFVKRSLAVTLKIRFENLYQQLHQIKPYEFNAADLAQRSLKNTCLSYLMTLTEPVQVERCLAQMAQANNMTDLLAGLRLIVDVDGPQRQQALESFYQQWQHDRQVVDKWLTVQALSTLPGTLTNIKSLMQHPAFSLKNPNNVRALIGQFCRNNPSQFHARDGSGYQFLAEQIIALDKLNPQVAARQLGAFNSWRRYNADRQKQMQAALQMIADKSDLSPDVYEIVSKYLAD; this is translated from the coding sequence ATGAATGCACCACTGGCCCCCCAAACGATTTACCTTGCGGACTATCAGGTACCGGCCTATCTGGTTAAAACAGTCGATCTGCACTTTGATCTGGATCCGGCACAAACGCTGGTCAGCAGTAAATTGGAAATGATGCGAAATCCAGCGGGGCAGGGTGGTGCGTTGAAACTCGATGGTGAACAATTACAACTGCACTCGGTGACCTTAAATGGTCAGCGTCTCAGCGAAGCTGAATATGACTGTACTGATAGCCGTCTGGTCATTGACAGCTTACCTGATGAATTTACGCTGGAAATCGTCACCGAAATTCAACCGGATCAAAACACCGCACTGGAAGGTTTATATCACTCCGGACAGATTTTATGTACCCAATGTGAAGCAGAGGGCTTTCGTCGAATTACCTATTATCCGGATCGACCTGATGTGCTGGCCGTGTTTACGGTGACCTTGACGGCGGATAAAGCGCAATGGCCGATCATGCTCTCTAATGGCAATCAAGTGGCAAGTGGTGAGTTTGAAGATGGTCGGCATTGGGTTTGTTGGCACGACCCGCACCCCAAACCTGCTTATCTGTTTGCCTTAGTTGCCGGTGACTTGTATTGCCAACAGGATAGCTTTACCACGATGAGCGGCCGGCAAGTCACCTTGCAAATCTTTGTCGATCCGGAAAATAAGGCAAAGTGCGATCATGCGCTGCTCTCCCTGAAGCAAGCCATGCAGTGGGATGAACAGGCATTTGGCCGCGAGTATGATCTCGATATTTTCATGATCGTTGCGGTGAATGATTTCAATATGGGCGCCATGGAAAACAAGGGTCTCAATATTTTTAACGCCGCTTGTGTTCTGGCGAGTCCTGAAACTGCGACCGATGATGACTTCTATACCATCCAAAGTATTGTCGGTCATGAATATTTTCATAACTGGTCAGGCAATCGGGTGACCTGCCGTGACTGGTTTCAATTAAGCCTGAAAGAGGGCTTTACCGTGATGCGCGATCAATCTTTCAGTGCGGATCTGAATTCGGCTGCAGTGCAACGCATTGATGATGTTGATATGTTGCGGCGGATGCAGTTTGCTGAGGACGCCGGGCCGATGGCGCATCCTGTGCGTCCTGACAGCTACATGGAAATCAGCAATTTTTACACGGTGACCATTTATGAAAAAGGCGCCGAGGTGGTCAGAATGTTGAAAACACTGGCTGGCGATGCAGGTTTTCGACGCGGTACCGATTTGTACTTTGCCCGCCATGACGGGCAGGCCGTCACCACAGATGATTTTGTCAGCGCGATCGAAGAAGCAAATGATCTTGATTTGGCACAGTTTCAGCGTTGGTATACACAAGCGGGAACGCCGGAATTGACGGTGGAATGCAACTATAACCAAGCTGAAAAGACATTAACTGTCACCCTGCAGCAATCTTGCCCGGCGACACCGGGGCAACCTGAAAAACAGCCATTTTTGATTCCGGTGGCGGTTGGACTGATTGGTGAGCAGGGACAGAGTTTGCCACTGCAATTAACGGATGAAACTCAGCCAATAGATGGCGATACGCGTGTTCTTTTACTAACAGAAAACCAGCAAAATTTTACCTTTATCAACTTGCCTGAACGACCAAAACTGTCAGTTTTACGCGGTTTTTCTGCCCCAGTTAAACTTACCCAACAGCGTGATAACGCAGAGCTGGCCTTTATGATGGCCAATGACAGCGACAGTTTTAATCGTTGGGATGCCGGGCAAACACTGTTCATTAATATCTTGTTAGCCTTGATAGCTGAATATCAGTCAGGTAGCACGTTGGTTGTGCCGGAATTATTGACCGATCAATTAGCCGCTATTTTGGACAATGCGTCGGTCGAACCAGCGTTGACAGCACGCATGTTGACGCTGCCATCAGAAAATTATCTGGCTGCGCAAATGGCGGTTGCGGATGTTGATGCGATTCATGCTGTTCGTTCTTTTGTGAAGCGGAGCTTGGCCGTCACGCTGAAAATCCGGTTTGAAAACCTCTATCAGCAATTACATCAGATAAAACCCTACGAATTTAATGCGGCTGATTTAGCACAGCGTAGTCTCAAAAATACCTGCCTGTCTTATCTGATGACCTTAACTGAACCAGTGCAGGTTGAGCGTTGTCTGGCACAGATGGCGCAGGCAAACAATATGACGGATTTGCTGGCCGGATTGCGACTGATCGTTGATGTCGATGGACCACAAAGACAACAAGCACTGGAATCGTTTTACCAACAATGGCAGCACGATCGTCAGGTGGTCGATAAGTGGCTGACGGTGCAGGCATTATCGACTTTGCCAGGCACGCTGACCAATATCAAATCGTTGATGCAACATCCGGCGTTTAGTCTGAAAAATCCGAATAATGTGCGTGCTTTGATTGGTCAATTCTGCCGGAATAATCCCTCACAATTTCATGCTCGTGATGGCAGCGGTTATCAGTTTCTGGCTGAGCAGATTATCGCCTTGGATAAACTCAATCCGCAGGTGGCAGCGCGGCAACTGGGTGCGTTTAATTCATGGCGTCGCTATAACGCGGATCGACAGAAACAGATGCAGGCGGCATTGCAAATGATTGCCGATAAATCTGATTTATCTCCAGATGTCTACGAAATTGTTAGTAAATACTTGGCGGATTGA
- the dcd gene encoding dCTP deaminase, whose product MSIKSDKWIRRMAAQGMISPFEQGQVREVGGSRIISYGTSSYGYDVRCSNEFKIFTNINSAIVDPKNFDANSFVDVKSDVCIIPPNSFALARTVESFKIPRNVLTVCLGKSTYARCGIIVNVTPLEPEWEGQVTLEFSNTTPLPAKIYANEGVAQMLFFESDEVCETSYADRGGKYQGQQGVTLPKS is encoded by the coding sequence ATGAGTATCAAATCAGATAAATGGATTCGCCGCATGGCGGCGCAGGGCATGATCAGCCCGTTTGAACAAGGTCAGGTAAGAGAGGTTGGTGGCAGTCGAATAATTTCTTATGGCACCTCCAGCTACGGCTATGATGTCCGTTGCTCCAATGAGTTTAAAATTTTCACCAACATCAACTCGGCAATCGTTGACCCGAAAAATTTTGATGCCAATAGTTTCGTCGATGTGAAATCAGACGTGTGCATTATCCCGCCCAATTCGTTTGCGCTGGCGAGAACAGTAGAATCATTTAAAATTCCGCGAAATGTCCTGACCGTTTGTCTAGGCAAATCAACTTATGCGCGCTGTGGCATCATCGTCAATGTGACGCCACTGGAACCGGAATGGGAAGGTCAGGTGACATTGGAGTTCTCAAACACCACGCCTTTACCTGCCAAAATTTATGCCAATGAAGGGGTTGCGCAGATGCTGTTTTTTGAGTCAGATGAAGTCTGTGAAACCTCGTACGCTGACCGTGGTGGCAAATATCAGGGCCAACAAGGTGTGACCCTGCCAAAATCCTGA
- a CDS encoding DUF2835 domain-containing protein produces the protein MDNRLTLKLAIDTKEAMRYYRGEVLAVWAVAENGQSVQFPASHLRQYIDQQGVHGRFSLVFDSQFKLRKLERLSD, from the coding sequence GTGGACAACAGACTCACGCTTAAACTGGCCATTGATACCAAGGAGGCGATGCGCTATTACCGGGGAGAAGTGCTCGCGGTCTGGGCGGTTGCAGAAAACGGTCAATCGGTGCAATTTCCGGCGTCACATTTGCGCCAGTACATTGATCAACAGGGTGTTCATGGCCGATTCTCGCTGGTTTTCGACAGTCAGTTCAAGTTACGGAAACTGGAGAGACTCAGTGATTGA
- a CDS encoding NIF3 1, with protein MHKLVFFVPESHKERVKQAVFDAGAGRFDGYQYCSWESLGTGQFQPMAGSQPFIGQVDEIERVSEYRVEVICPDAQLKPVITALLLAHPYETPAYECWPIKTLEDLT; from the coding sequence ATGCATAAACTGGTTTTTTTTGTTCCGGAATCGCATAAAGAAAGAGTGAAACAAGCGGTATTTGATGCCGGTGCAGGTCGGTTTGATGGCTATCAGTATTGCAGTTGGGAAAGCTTGGGTACCGGCCAGTTTCAACCGATGGCTGGCAGCCAACCTTTTATCGGGCAGGTAGATGAAATTGAACGTGTCAGTGAATATCGGGTCGAAGTAATTTGCCCGGACGCGCAACTCAAGCCCGTTATTACGGCGTTATTGCTGGCACACCCCTATGAAACACCGGCTTATGAATGCTGGCCAATTAAAACACTTGAGGATTTGACCTGA
- a CDS encoding HIT domain-containing protein: MAFKLHPQLKNDTFPVGDLPLCQVLLMKDARFTWLIMVPRRDAVSEVFELNMKDQQQFWHESALVAEKLKKLSHADKINLAALGNQVPQLHMHVIARFQSDAAWPLPVWGQGDADQFTDETADQTLSQLREMLDGFWVSGQQTHA, translated from the coding sequence ATGGCATTTAAGCTACATCCACAGTTGAAAAACGATACTTTTCCGGTCGGTGATTTGCCGCTATGTCAGGTTTTGCTGATGAAGGATGCACGATTCACCTGGCTGATAATGGTGCCACGTCGAGATGCGGTGTCGGAGGTGTTTGAGTTAAACATGAAAGATCAACAACAGTTCTGGCATGAAAGTGCTCTGGTCGCTGAAAAACTGAAGAAGTTAAGTCACGCAGATAAAATTAATTTAGCGGCGTTAGGCAATCAGGTGCCACAATTGCACATGCATGTGATCGCCCGGTTTCAGTCCGATGCAGCGTGGCCGTTGCCGGTATGGGGTCAAGGTGATGCTGACCAATTTACTGATGAAACTGCGGATCAAACGCTATCACAGTTACGTGAAATGCTGGACGGGTTTTGGGTCAGTGGACAACAGACTCACGCTTAA
- a CDS encoding WD40 repeat domain-containing protein, with protein MALMQYRIGFVILMVTVLAGCDASQQDLLQWRHSSDSYHAVFSADNRYLLTADTRAGARLWDRQNNSLKFEWQNAAADADGTQVVAIAADAARAVTVERETVLVWDMVSGQPLHRLTFPIRVTAAAIAPDGSHLLLALADRRAIYFDIAENQVRHRFIHDGKAVNSTVDLPISAVAISPDGKLALTGGDDFTARLWDLQTGQQQFSWRHENRVNLVYFDPQSRFVVTGGESEQVVLRHLTTGESLTELRLSAWPAQWSLPAFPVFDYTTTAVNISTDGQLLVTGHSNEKVCVWHIPAGTKVSCWKLRRQNALQPGIIVQAVAFSEQGDQLIAVGSDGITQQWRWQE; from the coding sequence ATGGCGCTAATGCAGTACCGGATTGGTTTTGTGATCTTGATGGTCACGGTACTGGCTGGCTGTGATGCGTCACAGCAGGATTTACTGCAATGGCGACACAGTTCGGATAGTTATCACGCTGTTTTTTCAGCGGATAATCGTTATTTGTTAACCGCTGATACGCGAGCTGGGGCCCGATTGTGGGATCGACAAAACAACAGTCTTAAATTCGAATGGCAAAATGCGGCGGCAGATGCCGATGGCACGCAAGTGGTTGCCATTGCGGCCGATGCTGCGCGAGCCGTGACCGTTGAACGTGAAACGGTATTGGTCTGGGATATGGTCTCCGGTCAACCTCTGCATCGATTGACTTTCCCGATACGGGTCACCGCGGCGGCAATAGCGCCAGATGGCAGTCATCTCTTACTAGCACTGGCTGACCGTCGTGCAATTTATTTTGATATTGCCGAAAATCAAGTCCGTCATCGCTTTATTCATGATGGAAAAGCCGTCAATTCAACGGTCGATTTGCCAATCAGTGCGGTGGCAATATCACCTGATGGAAAACTGGCATTGACCGGTGGTGACGATTTTACTGCACGCTTGTGGGATTTGCAGACAGGTCAACAACAATTTAGCTGGCGACATGAAAACCGGGTCAATCTGGTTTATTTTGATCCGCAGTCGCGTTTTGTTGTGACCGGGGGCGAGAGTGAACAGGTGGTTTTACGGCACCTGACCACAGGCGAATCGCTGACGGAATTACGTTTATCAGCCTGGCCAGCACAGTGGTCGTTGCCTGCGTTTCCGGTGTTTGATTACACCACGACCGCAGTCAATATTTCAACAGATGGTCAGTTGCTGGTAACGGGGCATTCGAATGAAAAAGTCTGTGTCTGGCATATCCCCGCAGGAACCAAAGTTTCTTGCTGGAAATTACGCCGGCAAAACGCCTTGCAGCCGGGCATTATCGTTCAGGCAGTGGCTTTTTCAGAGCAGGGCGATCAGTTGATTGCCGTGGGCAGTGATGGCATTACGCAACAATGGCGATGGCAGGAGTAA
- a CDS encoding RDD family protein, with translation MPETEQTSRRPSPLRMVAILFYDTLLLISALLVAAGIAVALNGGDAISAQNPFFLLYLLGVIFVFYGWFWTHGGQTLGMRAWQVYLVSQGTTGISWPQAAIRFTVAILSWLPMGLGFWWQWLSPDKLSWHDMASGSELILYQRKKSAPS, from the coding sequence ATGCCTGAAACTGAGCAAACAAGCCGTCGCCCAAGTCCACTTAGGATGGTGGCTATTCTGTTTTACGATACCTTGCTGCTAATTTCTGCGCTGTTAGTCGCCGCGGGCATTGCCGTAGCACTTAATGGTGGTGATGCGATCAGTGCGCAAAATCCCTTCTTTTTGCTGTACTTGCTTGGCGTGATTTTTGTGTTTTACGGCTGGTTCTGGACACATGGCGGACAAACTTTAGGAATGCGCGCCTGGCAAGTCTATCTAGTCAGCCAAGGGACAACCGGTATCAGTTGGCCGCAAGCGGCGATACGCTTCACTGTGGCAATATTGTCATGGTTGCCGATGGGGCTGGGGTTCTGGTGGCAGTGGCTTAGCCCGGACAAATTGAGCTGGCATGATATGGCTTCAGGCAGTGAATTGATTCTTTATCAACGGAAAAAATCAGCGCCTTCCTGA
- the purL gene encoding phosphoribosylformylglycinamidine synthase, with protein MQQFSGRSAFSAFRIEKLLRSIRSELPVVTTLRSDYRYFAELADDRTLDPQDKVTLLELLEATENQPQLAENESLLLVTPRPGTISPWSSKATDIVHNSGLTAIKRVERGICFTITASQALTEEEKRWVAGKLHDRMTDHVWETADAVDQLFHHTPPRVLQTIDMLGGGRDALAQANQSMGLALAEDEIDYLFENFTALHRNPHDIELMMFAQANSEHCRHKIFRADWIIDGKQQDRSLFDMIRYTHEQHPEGVVKAYSDNSSVIGGFHSQRFQVDMADSGYHYQGEVQHILMKVETHNHPTAISPFPGAATGSGGEIRDEGATGRGSKPKAGLTGFSVSNLHIPGFEQPWELAYGKPARMASALQIMLDGPLGGAAFNNEFGRPNLCGYFRTYEAQVETENGVEVRGYHKPIMVAGGLGSIRPQHVEKHIMQPGTQLIVLGGPAMLIGLGGGAASSVTSGTSEEGLDFASVQRGNPEMQRRCQEVIDRCVALDDHNPIVSVHDVGAGGLSNAFPELVDDSGRGGQFELRAIPNDEPGMSPMEIWCNESQERYVLGVAAEHVEVFKTICERERCPWAIVGETTAEQHLLLRDTHFDNKPIDMPLSLLLGKPPKMLRDVRHQHNPKPDLNLDGVSLVEATERVLKLPAVASKSFLITIGDRSITGLVARDQMVGPWQVPVADCAVTLADHHGLQGEAMSMGERTPLAVIDAPASGRMAIGEAITNIAAADIAALSDIKLSANWMAACGHEGEDALLYDTVKAVGMSLCPELGIAIPVGKDSLSMKTVWHDNETKKSVVSPLSLIISAFAPVVDASKTLTPQLRTDLGQTHLLYLDLGQGQHRLAGSALAQVYQQTGNQTPDVDNPQILKQFFKAMQRLKQDRLLLAYHDRSDGGLLATLAEMAFAARCGLDITLPALADPLAMLFNEELGVVMQVEEQHLSTVMVVLQQYELEKYCHAIGEPVANQQISVKMDETVLLDLPRRQMQQWWAETSYQMQALRDNPACAEQEFATIADEADPGLSARLSFDLASPIELPQINFGAKPKIAILREQGVNGQMEMAAAFDRAGFAAIDVHMSDIINGRIDLTDMKGLVACGGFSYGDVLGAGRGWAGTILFNTRARDVFSAFFARTDSFALGVCNGCQMLSQLKALIPGSDHWPRFSRNLSEQFEARLSLVEVTASPSILLADMAGSMMPIAVAHGEGRVDFNETGDMSQALSALRYVDHYGQPTEAYPFNPNGSAAGQTGFTTTDGRVTIMMPHPERVIRSVQHSWHPPQWQDDSPWLRLFQNARRWVN; from the coding sequence ATGCAGCAATTTTCCGGCCGGTCGGCTTTTTCTGCTTTTCGCATCGAAAAATTACTCCGCAGCATTCGCAGTGAATTACCCGTTGTAACGACGTTGCGAAGTGACTATCGTTATTTTGCCGAGCTGGCCGATGACCGAACGCTGGATCCTCAGGATAAGGTCACTTTGCTAGAGTTGCTCGAAGCAACCGAAAACCAGCCACAGCTTGCCGAAAATGAGTCGCTGTTATTGGTCACGCCGCGTCCCGGGACAATTTCACCTTGGTCAAGTAAAGCCACAGATATTGTACATAACAGTGGTTTAACCGCGATTAAACGTGTTGAGCGAGGTATTTGTTTCACCATCACGGCATCACAGGCCTTAACCGAAGAAGAGAAACGCTGGGTCGCTGGCAAATTGCATGACCGTATGACCGATCATGTCTGGGAGACGGCCGATGCCGTCGATCAGTTATTCCATCACACCCCACCGCGTGTATTACAGACCATTGATATGCTAGGTGGTGGACGAGATGCTCTGGCTCAGGCAAATCAGTCGATGGGACTGGCCTTGGCAGAAGATGAAATCGATTATTTGTTTGAGAACTTTACGGCATTGCATCGTAACCCACACGATATCGAATTGATGATGTTTGCGCAGGCTAACTCAGAACATTGTCGCCACAAGATTTTTCGTGCCGACTGGATCATAGATGGCAAGCAACAGGATCGCAGTCTGTTCGACATGATTCGCTACACCCATGAACAACATCCGGAAGGTGTGGTGAAGGCGTACAGCGATAATTCCTCAGTGATTGGTGGCTTTCACAGCCAACGCTTTCAGGTTGATATGGCAGACAGCGGTTATCACTATCAAGGTGAAGTGCAACACATTTTGATGAAGGTGGAGACTCATAATCACCCAACGGCGATTTCGCCATTCCCCGGCGCAGCAACAGGATCCGGGGGCGAAATTCGAGATGAAGGCGCGACCGGTCGGGGATCCAAGCCAAAAGCCGGTTTGACCGGGTTTTCTGTTTCCAATCTGCATATTCCAGGCTTTGAACAGCCTTGGGAGCTGGCCTATGGCAAACCTGCCAGAATGGCCTCAGCGCTGCAAATCATGTTGGATGGCCCATTGGGCGGCGCTGCCTTCAATAACGAATTTGGTCGGCCCAACCTGTGTGGTTATTTCCGAACCTATGAAGCGCAAGTTGAGACTGAAAATGGCGTTGAAGTAAGAGGTTATCACAAGCCAATTATGGTTGCCGGCGGTTTGGGCTCAATTCGCCCACAGCATGTTGAAAAACACATCATGCAACCGGGGACCCAACTCATTGTACTGGGTGGGCCTGCCATGCTAATCGGGCTGGGTGGCGGTGCCGCCTCATCGGTTACCTCGGGCACCAGTGAGGAGGGACTCGATTTTGCCTCTGTGCAACGGGGCAATCCGGAAATGCAGCGTCGCTGTCAGGAAGTGATTGATCGGTGCGTTGCCTTAGATGACCATAATCCGATCGTCTCCGTCCATGATGTGGGCGCTGGTGGCTTGTCAAATGCTTTCCCTGAACTCGTCGATGATAGTGGTCGTGGTGGACAATTTGAATTGCGCGCTATTCCCAATGATGAGCCGGGCATGTCGCCAATGGAAATCTGGTGTAATGAATCGCAAGAGCGTTATGTGCTGGGGGTTGCAGCAGAACACGTCGAAGTATTTAAAACGATTTGTGAGCGCGAGCGTTGCCCTTGGGCGATTGTTGGCGAAACGACGGCAGAACAGCATCTGTTACTGCGTGATACGCATTTTGACAATAAGCCGATTGATATGCCGTTGTCGTTGTTATTGGGCAAACCGCCCAAAATGCTTCGCGATGTGCGACATCAGCATAATCCAAAACCGGATCTGAATCTTGACGGAGTCAGCCTTGTAGAAGCGACAGAACGGGTGCTGAAATTACCTGCCGTCGCCAGTAAATCCTTTTTGATTACCATTGGTGATCGCAGTATTACTGGGCTTGTTGCGCGAGATCAGATGGTGGGTCCGTGGCAGGTACCGGTTGCTGATTGTGCCGTGACATTAGCGGATCATCATGGTCTGCAGGGTGAAGCCATGTCGATGGGCGAGCGCACACCGCTTGCCGTTATTGACGCGCCAGCATCGGGCAGAATGGCTATTGGTGAAGCCATCACCAATATTGCCGCTGCTGATATTGCAGCCTTGAGTGATATTAAATTATCAGCAAACTGGATGGCAGCGTGTGGCCATGAGGGTGAAGATGCGCTGCTTTATGACACAGTTAAAGCAGTCGGTATGTCGCTTTGTCCTGAATTAGGTATTGCTATTCCGGTTGGCAAAGATTCTTTGTCAATGAAAACGGTCTGGCACGACAACGAGACAAAAAAATCCGTTGTCTCGCCCCTGTCGCTGATTATCAGTGCCTTTGCGCCAGTCGTTGATGCCAGCAAAACACTGACCCCGCAGCTTCGGACTGACTTGGGACAAACGCATTTGCTGTATCTGGACCTGGGACAAGGTCAACATCGGCTGGCCGGATCAGCTTTGGCGCAAGTTTATCAACAAACCGGAAATCAAACACCGGATGTCGATAATCCGCAAATTTTGAAACAGTTTTTCAAAGCCATGCAGCGCTTAAAACAAGACCGTTTGTTGCTGGCCTATCACGATCGCAGTGACGGTGGCTTACTGGCGACTTTGGCTGAGATGGCTTTTGCGGCGCGTTGTGGTCTGGATATCACGCTGCCGGCGCTGGCGGATCCGTTGGCCATGTTGTTCAATGAAGAACTCGGTGTGGTGATGCAGGTTGAGGAGCAACACTTGTCTACAGTGATGGTGGTGTTGCAGCAATACGAGTTAGAGAAGTATTGCCATGCTATCGGTGAGCCAGTTGCCAATCAGCAGATTAGCGTCAAGATGGATGAAACCGTCTTGCTGGATTTACCTCGTCGGCAAATGCAACAGTGGTGGGCAGAAACCAGTTATCAAATGCAGGCGTTGCGAGATAATCCCGCTTGTGCGGAACAAGAGTTTGCGACCATCGCAGATGAAGCCGATCCGGGGCTATCGGCGCGGTTAAGCTTTGATTTGGCGAGCCCGATTGAGCTGCCTCAGATCAATTTCGGCGCCAAACCCAAAATTGCAATTTTACGTGAGCAGGGTGTCAATGGTCAGATGGAAATGGCCGCTGCTTTTGATCGTGCCGGCTTCGCGGCGATTGATGTCCATATGAGCGATATCATCAACGGCCGTATTGACCTTACGGACATGAAAGGGCTGGTGGCCTGTGGCGGATTTTCTTATGGTGATGTGTTGGGCGCTGGTCGTGGTTGGGCTGGGACTATTTTGTTCAACACGCGAGCGCGTGACGTCTTTAGTGCCTTTTTTGCACGCACGGACTCTTTTGCACTGGGTGTCTGCAATGGTTGTCAGATGCTGTCACAACTAAAAGCATTAATCCCTGGCAGTGATCATTGGCCCAGATTTAGCCGAAATCTGTCTGAACAGTTTGAAGCCCGTTTGTCGCTGGTGGAGGTGACGGCATCGCCATCAATTCTGTTGGCGGATATGGCCGGCTCGATGATGCCAATTGCGGTAGCACATGGCGAGGGTCGAGTCGATTTCAATGAAACGGGCGATATGAGTCAGGCGCTGAGCGCACTGCGCTATGTTGATCATTATGGTCAGCCGACAGAAGCCTATCCATTTAATCCGAACGGTTCAGCTGCGGGGCAGACTGGCTTTACCACGACCGATGGTCGAGTCACTATCATGATGCCGCATCCCGAGCGTGTGATTCGCAGTGTGCAACATTCATGGCATCCACCGCAGTGGCAAGATGATAGCCCTTGGCTGCGCCTCTTCCAGAACGCACGACGCTGGGTGAACTGA
- the apbC gene encoding iron-sulfur cluster carrier protein ApbC, protein MTDAASIEKLILDVTDPETGLTLNETRAKVRVLSESPLTVGVTLGYPCQGYQAQLAQTIASRLSEQGVSAAIDINVAITKHKVQQGVAALENVKNIIAVASGKGGVGKSTTSVNLALALAAEGASVGLLDADIYGPSQPRMLGSSQRPESTDGKTIEPVERHGIQSMSIGYLIDEEEPMVWRGPMVTQALQQLLGDTNWKSLDYLVIDLPPGTGDIQLTLSQKVPVSGAVIVTTPQDISLLDARKALRMFEKVKVPVLGVIENMSTHICSQCGHEEPIFGQGGGQSMADQYHINLLGNLPLDIRIREHADGGEPTVKKEPAGEIALAYRQIARRIGAQLACQSKDYASAFPNIVVKND, encoded by the coding sequence ATGACCGATGCGGCATCAATTGAAAAACTGATCCTTGATGTCACCGATCCGGAAACGGGTCTGACATTAAACGAAACGCGTGCCAAAGTACGTGTGCTGTCGGAATCGCCTTTAACGGTCGGCGTTACGCTGGGGTATCCCTGTCAAGGCTATCAAGCACAGCTAGCGCAAACCATCGCGAGTCGTCTCAGTGAACAAGGCGTCAGCGCGGCAATTGACATCAATGTGGCTATTACCAAACACAAAGTTCAACAAGGTGTCGCGGCGCTGGAAAATGTCAAAAATATTATTGCGGTTGCCTCGGGCAAAGGTGGTGTTGGGAAGTCCACAACGTCAGTAAATTTGGCCTTAGCCCTGGCGGCGGAAGGGGCCAGCGTGGGGTTGCTCGATGCCGATATTTATGGACCGAGTCAGCCCCGTATGCTGGGCTCCAGTCAGCGCCCGGAATCCACCGATGGCAAAACCATTGAGCCGGTTGAGCGTCATGGCATACAAAGTATGTCTATTGGTTACCTGATTGACGAAGAAGAGCCGATGGTCTGGCGCGGGCCAATGGTCACTCAGGCGCTGCAACAATTGCTGGGTGATACTAATTGGAAATCTCTCGACTATCTGGTGATTGATTTACCGCCAGGAACGGGTGATATTCAACTGACTTTATCGCAAAAAGTCCCGGTCAGTGGCGCCGTTATTGTCACGACGCCGCAGGATATTTCGCTGTTGGATGCGCGCAAGGCACTTCGCATGTTTGAAAAAGTGAAAGTACCGGTTCTGGGTGTGATAGAAAATATGAGCACGCACATTTGCAGTCAGTGTGGCCATGAGGAACCGATTTTTGGTCAGGGTGGCGGTCAATCGATGGCAGATCAGTATCACATTAACCTGCTGGGCAATTTGCCGCTGGATATTCGTATCCGTGAACATGCGGACGGTGGCGAGCCGACAGTTAAAAAAGAGCCGGCAGGCGAGATTGCCTTGGCTTATCGACAAATCGCTCGCCGTATCGGGGCGCAACTTGCCTGTCAGAGTAAAGATTATGCGTCAGCGTTTCCAAATATTGTCGTTAAAAACGATTGA